One region of Priestia megaterium genomic DNA includes:
- a CDS encoding sigma 54-interacting transcriptional regulator has translation MNRKREELNSIDEIADGELKTIFDISHDAIYMSDGEGRTLKVSSGCERIWGYKETELLGKTVYELEKEGAYSPSITRLVLEKKEKVSMIQVTKLGRRLKVIGAPIKNTKGDIIRVVNISKDITEQNQSLQNEKKIAPFEHLPQGQMERLNNKKVKQMYILSENEEMKTAVSRAERAALVESSVLIHGESGVGKETMAYFIHERSPRNKGPFVTVRCGAILLSNIEKEIFGQGEGIGAIEKAGGGTVFLDEIDLLPLPLQLKLSYLVEQQLTSSYTSARFITGTSTNLTESIKIGKFRKELYYQLSIIPIQIPPLRNRKEDIIPLTLHFLEKINFLYESKKKLHPRLLKKLQNYYSWPGNVRELKALVERLFVLTEGEWIQEEQLMSDILVSAKNEKKIEIHELMPLKAAVHLVEQELLRKAKKKYKSTTQIARALGVNQSTISRKLSRF, from the coding sequence GTGAATAGGAAGAGAGAAGAACTAAATAGTATTGATGAAATAGCGGATGGAGAATTAAAAACTATTTTTGATATTTCTCATGATGCTATTTATATGTCTGATGGAGAAGGAAGAACATTAAAGGTAAGTTCGGGGTGTGAAAGGATATGGGGATACAAGGAAACAGAGTTGCTTGGAAAAACGGTTTATGAGTTAGAAAAAGAGGGGGCATACAGTCCATCGATTACGAGGCTTGTGTTAGAAAAGAAAGAAAAAGTATCAATGATTCAAGTTACAAAGTTGGGAAGGCGATTAAAAGTAATAGGTGCACCAATAAAAAATACGAAGGGGGACATTATTCGAGTCGTTAATATTTCAAAAGATATTACGGAACAGAACCAGTCTTTACAAAACGAAAAAAAAATTGCTCCATTTGAACATCTTCCTCAGGGTCAGATGGAAAGGTTGAATAACAAAAAGGTAAAGCAGATGTACATTTTGAGCGAAAACGAAGAAATGAAAACAGCGGTTTCTAGAGCTGAGAGAGCAGCTTTAGTAGAATCTAGTGTGTTAATCCATGGAGAAAGTGGAGTTGGTAAAGAAACCATGGCATATTTCATTCACGAGCGTAGTCCACGGAACAAAGGGCCGTTTGTAACAGTTCGTTGTGGTGCAATTTTATTATCTAATATAGAAAAGGAGATTTTTGGGCAAGGGGAGGGAATAGGAGCAATTGAAAAAGCCGGCGGCGGTACGGTTTTTTTAGATGAAATTGATTTATTGCCTTTGCCACTACAGCTGAAGTTATCTTACCTCGTAGAACAGCAATTAACATCCTCATATACTAGTGCTCGGTTTATTACGGGGACTTCAACTAATTTAACGGAAAGTATAAAAATAGGGAAATTTAGAAAAGAGCTGTATTATCAGCTAAGTATTATCCCTATTCAAATACCTCCGCTTCGAAACAGAAAAGAAGATATTATTCCATTGACGTTACATTTTTTAGAGAAAATTAATTTCTTGTATGAAAGTAAGAAAAAGCTACATCCTAGGCTGTTGAAAAAACTACAAAACTACTACAGCTGGCCAGGAAATGTTCGAGAGCTTAAAGCGTTAGTAGAGCGATTATTTGTATTAACAGAAGGAGAGTGGATTCAAGAAGAACAGTTAATGAGTGACATACTAGTAAGTGCAAAAAATGAAAAGAAAATTGAAATTCATGAGCTAATGCCTTTAAAAGCCGCGGTTCATTTAGTAGAACAAGAATTGCTGAGAAAGGCTAAGAAGAAATATAAATCCACTACACAAATAGCAAGAGCGCTGGGCGTTAATCAGTCTACAATTAGTAGGAAGCTAAGCCGCTTTTAA
- a CDS encoding MFS transporter encodes MRGKYRYFIMGMIVFMTVVNYIDRGAISYAQEAIISEFNLNPKTWGGILGYFGYGYMFGALFGGALADKKGPKFVWIVAGMAWSVFEIGTAFAGEIGMALFGGSAIAGFAVFRVLFGLAEGPTFSTINRTMANWAAPKERGFAASIGLLGTPLGALLTAPIAVALLSFTDWKTMFIILGCIGLVWITIWIKVFTNQPEENKRVSQEELAEIRSNQGLLKFEKESGQNEETVPWYHFFKNPTLVMNAIGYFAFQYVNFLILTWTPKYLQDTFDFQLGSLWYLGMIPWTGACITVLLGGKISDYLREKTGSLRIARSGLAVVSLFFTALCFIFMPTVNSVAAVLTLMTIGNAFNFLPNSVYWTVIIDTEPSKAGTFGGVTHFFTNIATIVAPTLTGALVAASGYGAMFTAAAVAAVVGMIAMIFVKPGKRIIKPIIPVKQSS; translated from the coding sequence ATGAGAGGAAAGTACAGATATTTTATTATGGGTATGATCGTATTTATGACCGTAGTGAATTATATCGACCGAGGTGCTATATCGTATGCACAAGAAGCAATTATAAGCGAGTTTAACCTAAATCCTAAAACATGGGGAGGGATATTAGGCTATTTCGGATATGGTTATATGTTTGGTGCATTATTTGGCGGAGCGTTAGCTGATAAGAAAGGACCTAAATTTGTATGGATTGTAGCAGGTATGGCTTGGTCCGTATTTGAAATAGGAACGGCTTTTGCTGGTGAAATAGGGATGGCCTTGTTTGGTGGGTCTGCTATTGCTGGATTTGCTGTTTTCCGGGTTTTATTTGGATTAGCGGAAGGGCCTACTTTTTCAACCATTAATCGTACAATGGCTAACTGGGCAGCTCCGAAAGAACGAGGATTTGCTGCTTCTATCGGATTACTTGGTACGCCGCTTGGTGCACTGTTAACTGCTCCAATTGCAGTAGCCCTGCTGTCTTTTACAGATTGGAAAACGATGTTTATTATCCTTGGGTGTATTGGTCTTGTATGGATTACGATTTGGATTAAAGTATTTACTAATCAGCCGGAAGAAAATAAAAGAGTTTCTCAAGAAGAATTAGCCGAAATACGATCCAATCAAGGTTTGCTAAAGTTTGAGAAAGAAAGTGGACAGAATGAAGAAACTGTTCCTTGGTATCACTTCTTTAAAAATCCTACGTTAGTCATGAACGCTATCGGTTACTTTGCTTTTCAATATGTGAATTTTTTAATTTTGACTTGGACTCCTAAGTATTTGCAAGATACATTTGATTTTCAATTAGGGTCACTATGGTATTTAGGTATGATTCCATGGACAGGAGCTTGCATCACCGTGCTGTTAGGAGGGAAAATATCTGATTACTTACGAGAAAAAACAGGAAGCCTGCGCATAGCAAGGTCTGGATTAGCCGTTGTCTCTCTATTTTTTACAGCTCTCTGTTTTATTTTCATGCCTACGGTTAACAGCGTAGCAGCAGTACTGACGCTAATGACAATTGGAAATGCATTTAATTTCTTGCCCAACTCTGTGTATTGGACAGTAATTATTGATACAGAGCCGTCAAAAGCAGGAACGTTTGGTGGTGTTACGCACTTTTTTACAAATATCGCCACGATTGTAGCACCGACATTAACAGGTGCGTTAGTAGCTGCTAGTGGATACGGAGCGATGTTTACTGCAGCTGCCGTAGCCGCTGTTGTTGGAATGATAGCCATGATTTTTGTGAAGCCAGGAAAGCGTATTATTAAGCCTATCATTCCTGTTAAACAAAGTAGCTAA
- a CDS encoding sensor histidine kinase, whose amino-acid sequence MIHLLIMMVERVGVIVIIGFLLAHTKVFRQFLRKQQGYKGKAVLIFIFSLFSIISNYTGIEIQGTIIRNEDLLLKVDPSSSIANTRIMGVEMGGLLGGPFVGLGVGLLAGVHRFMLGGSTAFSCAVSSVLAGVLTGYIGYAYRKKHRTITPRFAALVGIAMETLQMLIILLFAKPFDSAWTLVSIIAIPMIIVNGTGSYIFLSIIQSILRQEEQMRALQTHKVLLIADQTLPHFRQGLTSESCENVANIIHRFTGTDAVSLTDTHKILAHVGEGIDHHVPSHSLITGLSQEVLKTGKIMKAKSREQIDCQHKDCPLHAAIVMPLTSHGTTIGTLKMYFKDASGLSRVEEELAEGLAKLFSTQLELGEAELRSKLLKDAEIKALQAQVNPHFLFNAINTISALCRQDVEKARKLLLQLSVYFRSNLQGARQLLIPLSKELDHVHAYLSLEQARFPNKYEIDMYIEEGLDDVLLPPFILQVLVENAIRHAFPRKQKHCRVEVYIETKDKYVYVKVKDNGQGIDTKRLELLGNEPVFSEKGTGTALYNIKQRLHGLFGKETTLEFDVTEGTAVSFVIPIELKSEGM is encoded by the coding sequence ATGATTCATTTATTAATTATGATGGTAGAACGAGTTGGAGTTATTGTCATTATAGGTTTTTTGCTAGCACATACAAAAGTTTTTCGGCAATTTCTCCGTAAGCAGCAAGGTTATAAAGGAAAAGCTGTACTTATTTTTATTTTTTCTCTTTTTAGCATTATTAGTAACTACACGGGAATTGAAATTCAAGGAACGATTATTCGAAATGAAGATTTATTATTAAAAGTAGATCCATCAAGCTCCATTGCAAATACGCGGATTATGGGTGTGGAAATGGGCGGTCTGCTTGGCGGTCCTTTTGTTGGTTTAGGAGTAGGACTACTTGCCGGCGTTCATCGCTTTATGTTAGGTGGGAGTACGGCGTTTAGCTGCGCTGTTTCATCCGTTTTGGCAGGAGTGTTAACTGGATATATCGGTTATGCCTACCGGAAAAAACATCGAACGATTACACCGCGCTTTGCTGCACTTGTAGGCATAGCGATGGAAACGCTTCAGATGCTGATTATTTTATTATTTGCTAAACCGTTTGATTCGGCATGGACGCTAGTGAGTATTATTGCTATTCCAATGATTATTGTAAATGGTACGGGAAGCTATATTTTCTTATCTATTATTCAGTCCATTTTACGGCAAGAAGAACAAATGAGAGCGCTTCAGACACACAAAGTATTATTAATCGCGGATCAAACTCTTCCGCATTTTCGGCAGGGTCTCACTAGTGAATCATGTGAAAATGTTGCAAATATTATTCATCGCTTCACAGGTACGGACGCTGTTTCGTTAACGGATACGCACAAAATTTTAGCTCATGTGGGAGAAGGAATTGATCACCATGTTCCTTCGCACAGTTTAATTACCGGGCTGTCTCAAGAAGTGCTGAAGACGGGAAAAATTATGAAAGCAAAATCGAGAGAACAAATTGATTGTCAGCATAAAGACTGCCCGCTTCATGCCGCAATTGTAATGCCGCTTACTTCTCACGGTACTACCATTGGAACACTAAAAATGTACTTTAAAGATGCGAGCGGGTTAAGCCGGGTGGAGGAAGAGCTGGCAGAAGGATTGGCCAAACTTTTTTCAACTCAGCTAGAGCTCGGCGAAGCAGAGCTTCGAAGTAAATTGCTAAAAGATGCGGAGATTAAAGCTTTACAGGCACAGGTGAATCCTCACTTTTTATTTAATGCCATTAATACGATATCGGCGCTTTGCAGACAGGACGTAGAAAAAGCTAGAAAACTGCTACTGCAACTAAGCGTTTATTTTCGTTCTAATTTGCAAGGTGCAAGGCAGCTGTTGATTCCGTTATCAAAAGAGCTTGACCATGTTCACGCGTACTTATCGCTTGAACAAGCCAGATTCCCTAATAAATACGAAATTGACATGTATATTGAAGAAGGACTAGATGATGTCTTGCTTCCGCCGTTTATTCTTCAAGTACTTGTGGAAAATGCCATTCGGCACGCGTTTCCGCGCAAACAAAAACACTGTCGCGTAGAAGTTTATATTGAGACAAAAGATAAATATGTATACGTAAAGGTAAAAGACAATGGACAAGGTATAGACACAAAACGATTGGAACTGCTTGGCAATGAGCCTGTTTTTTCAGAAAAAGGAACGGGGACGGCTCTCTACAATATTAAACAACGTTTACATGGATTGTTTGGAAAAGAAACGACACTGGAGTTTGACGTAACAGAAGGAACAGCAGTTTCGTTTGTTATACCAATTGAATTAAAAAGCGAGGGTATGTAA
- the nirB gene encoding nitrite reductase large subunit NirB, which produces MTKQKLIVIGNGMAGMRCVEEILIHSPDCFDITVFGSEPHVNYNRILLSTVLQGSTKLEDINIHSFAWYNENNITLFKGESVTHIDTKRKIIKTDKNRETMYDKLIIATGSSPYMLPVKGAEKEGVLGFRTIEDCRKMIEISKRYKKAAVIGGGLLGLEAARGLLNLGMDVQVIHHSGFLMERQLDRAASAMLREELEKQGMSFLLNKHTDEIIGENRVEGVRFNDNSKIAADLVVMATGVRPNVNLAKKSGIATNRAIIVNDYLETSIPDIYAVGECAEHRGMTYGLVAPLYEQGKVLARHLCQMKNEGYGGSVLSTQLKISGIDVYSVGEFKENQGAKAITISNMLDGIYKKVVFREGRIVGAVLFGDTSEAIKLSQMISEKKDLSQAEKVQLFPSQYEKENAAASMSVTDMVCNCNGVTKGGIIEAVQKHDLTTVDEIKNCTKASGSCGGCKPLVTDLLTYIQSDEFDENIEQKTFCACTHLSEDELVREMQQYQFETVQQVREMLKFKDMKGCSLCEGGLHYYLNMMNPHYENNRHSLFTTENEQAVLLHDGTYAVVPQIHGGLTNVQELRNIANVAERYNISNIRLTSDQRIQLIGVKKEYLSLISEEIDRGLQQLYERTVKNVSVYIGKGTCICQYEPALALSNELDKQLEYVKTPCDIKISIASCFHITEDVTTSDIGLRRIDRGWEIYAGGSSTEARSGELFYVAETNEEAIEISCSLIQYYRETGNYLEAVGSWIERVGIVHVREVLFEADNREYLMKQLSSERSRAITYLL; this is translated from the coding sequence ATGACGAAACAAAAGCTGATAGTAATCGGAAACGGAATGGCGGGAATGCGCTGTGTTGAAGAAATTCTTATTCATTCTCCAGATTGTTTTGATATTACTGTTTTTGGAAGTGAGCCTCACGTTAACTATAATCGAATTTTATTATCAACCGTTTTACAAGGCAGTACAAAGCTTGAAGATATTAACATTCATTCTTTTGCATGGTATAACGAAAATAATATCACTTTATTTAAAGGAGAAAGTGTTACGCACATAGACACCAAGAGAAAAATAATAAAAACAGATAAAAACAGAGAGACGATGTACGACAAGCTTATTATTGCTACCGGTTCGAGCCCGTATATGCTCCCCGTTAAAGGGGCTGAAAAAGAAGGGGTCCTCGGTTTTCGTACCATCGAAGACTGTCGGAAAATGATTGAAATTTCTAAACGGTATAAAAAAGCAGCGGTTATTGGAGGGGGTCTGTTAGGGCTGGAAGCTGCTAGAGGACTATTAAATTTAGGAATGGATGTTCAAGTTATTCATCATTCGGGTTTTTTAATGGAGCGACAGCTAGACAGAGCAGCATCTGCTATGTTAAGAGAAGAATTGGAAAAGCAAGGCATGAGTTTTCTATTAAACAAACATACGGATGAGATTATAGGGGAAAACCGAGTAGAAGGCGTCCGATTTAATGATAACAGCAAAATTGCAGCTGATTTAGTTGTAATGGCTACAGGAGTGAGGCCAAATGTGAATCTCGCTAAAAAAAGCGGAATAGCAACAAATAGAGCAATTATCGTAAATGATTATTTGGAAACGAGCATCCCGGATATCTATGCAGTAGGTGAATGCGCTGAACATCGGGGGATGACATACGGCCTTGTTGCTCCTCTTTACGAACAAGGAAAAGTCTTAGCGCGACACCTTTGCCAAATGAAAAATGAAGGTTATGGCGGGTCCGTTCTTTCCACTCAGTTAAAAATATCAGGAATAGACGTTTATTCGGTCGGAGAGTTTAAGGAAAATCAAGGTGCAAAAGCTATTACGATTTCGAATATGTTAGATGGTATATACAAAAAAGTAGTTTTTCGCGAAGGGAGAATAGTGGGAGCCGTTCTTTTTGGGGATACCAGTGAGGCTATAAAGCTATCACAAATGATTAGTGAAAAAAAGGATTTGTCGCAAGCGGAAAAAGTACAATTATTTCCTTCTCAATATGAAAAGGAAAATGCAGCAGCTTCTATGTCAGTTACAGATATGGTATGTAACTGTAACGGTGTAACCAAGGGAGGTATTATTGAAGCAGTACAGAAACATGATTTAACGACAGTAGATGAAATAAAAAATTGCACGAAAGCTTCTGGTTCATGCGGAGGATGCAAGCCCCTTGTAACAGATCTTTTAACGTATATTCAAAGCGATGAATTTGATGAAAACATTGAACAAAAAACCTTTTGTGCTTGTACACATCTATCAGAAGATGAGCTGGTAAGAGAAATGCAGCAATATCAATTTGAAACGGTTCAGCAAGTAAGAGAAATGTTAAAGTTTAAAGACATGAAAGGCTGCTCGTTATGTGAAGGCGGTCTTCATTACTATTTAAATATGATGAATCCTCATTACGAAAATAATCGACATTCTTTATTTACTACGGAGAATGAACAGGCCGTTTTGCTTCATGACGGTACTTATGCAGTGGTACCGCAAATTCACGGTGGTCTGACAAATGTACAGGAATTAAGGAACATAGCAAATGTAGCTGAAAGGTACAACATCTCGAATATTCGTTTAACAAGTGATCAGCGCATTCAACTTATTGGAGTGAAAAAAGAATATCTTTCGTTGATAAGTGAGGAAATAGATAGAGGACTTCAGCAGCTATATGAACGTACAGTTAAAAATGTATCTGTTTATATAGGAAAAGGAACGTGTATTTGTCAGTATGAACCTGCTCTTGCTTTATCAAATGAATTAGACAAACAGCTTGAATACGTAAAGACCCCATGCGATATCAAAATCAGTATTGCTTCTTGTTTTCACATTACAGAGGATGTCACAACAAGTGATATAGGATTAAGAAGAATAGACAGAGGTTGGGAAATATATGCTGGCGGAAGCAGCACAGAAGCCAGAAGTGGGGAGCTGTTTTATGTGGCCGAAACGAACGAAGAAGCGATAGAAATCAGCTGTTCTTTGATTCAATATTACCGTGAAACGGGGAACTATTTAGAAGCTGTCGGCAGCTGGATCGAGCGAGTAGGAATTGTTCATGTCAGAGAAGTTTTGTTTGAGGCAGACAATCGAGAGTATTTAATGAAGCAGCTCAGCTCAGAACGTTCTCGTGCAATCACATATTTATTATAG
- a CDS encoding amidase, with the protein MHSDSILNMDITTLSLKIKNKEISPVEITECLLDRIKDINPALNAFITINEEAVKQAKIAEKEIMNNEYKGALHGIPIGVKDLVYTRNMKTTMGSKIYQHFTPDYDATVVEKLHHAGAITIGKLNTHEFAYGPSGDVSYYGAVKNPHDTKRISGGSSSGSGAAVSAGLCYGAIGTDTGGSIRIPSSACGIVGMKPTFGRVSKHGVFPLGETLDHVGPMTRTVSDNALFLETIAGYDTKDLYSVNKPTEHFSRFIGSSILKKTIGIPSNFYFDALDSEVGNALKEAVKCLEELGASVKSIELPMLSQASWAQSKTIQSEAYMVHEKRMKAYRQDYQLPVLERLEESQKVTGYEYAKAQQIRLQAQKEFQDVFESVDVLIAPTLPILPPYMGEEKVRVDNQMKLVRSELLRLTEPSNLLGLPTLSLPCGYSRDGLPIGMQLIGPHFAEAALYQIGYAFEQHRHIPTLKWNIQTQPTLS; encoded by the coding sequence ATGCATTCAGATTCTATTTTAAACATGGATATAACAACGTTATCCTTAAAAATAAAAAATAAAGAGATCTCTCCGGTAGAGATTACAGAGTGCTTACTAGATCGTATTAAAGATATTAATCCTGCTTTAAATGCTTTTATAACGATAAACGAAGAGGCAGTAAAGCAGGCGAAAATAGCAGAAAAAGAAATTATGAATAACGAGTATAAAGGAGCGCTTCATGGTATTCCAATTGGCGTTAAAGATCTTGTATACACAAGAAATATGAAAACGACGATGGGTTCTAAAATTTATCAACATTTTACGCCGGATTATGACGCAACCGTGGTAGAGAAGCTTCATCATGCAGGAGCGATTACGATTGGAAAACTTAATACACACGAATTTGCGTATGGGCCAAGCGGAGATGTTTCATATTATGGAGCCGTAAAAAATCCGCACGATACGAAGAGGATTTCAGGAGGTTCGAGCAGTGGTTCTGGGGCAGCTGTTTCAGCTGGATTATGTTATGGAGCGATTGGTACAGATACAGGAGGATCTATTCGTATACCTTCATCTGCATGTGGCATCGTAGGGATGAAGCCAACGTTTGGTCGAGTAAGTAAGCATGGTGTTTTTCCACTTGGCGAAACGTTGGATCATGTAGGACCGATGACGCGAACCGTTTCAGATAATGCTTTATTTTTAGAAACAATTGCCGGCTATGATACAAAAGATCTTTATTCAGTAAATAAGCCGACCGAACATTTTAGTAGATTCATTGGTTCTTCTATTTTAAAAAAAACGATTGGCATACCTTCTAATTTTTACTTCGATGCTTTAGATTCAGAAGTTGGGAATGCTTTAAAAGAGGCAGTGAAGTGTTTGGAAGAGCTAGGTGCAAGTGTAAAGTCTATTGAGCTTCCTATGCTGTCACAAGCATCTTGGGCACAGTCGAAAACGATTCAAAGTGAAGCCTATATGGTTCATGAGAAGCGAATGAAAGCGTATAGACAAGACTATCAGCTTCCCGTTCTTGAGAGGCTGGAAGAAAGCCAAAAAGTAACGGGATATGAGTATGCAAAAGCGCAGCAAATTCGCTTACAAGCTCAGAAAGAATTTCAGGACGTATTTGAAAGTGTAGATGTGTTAATTGCTCCGACGCTACCGATTCTACCTCCTTATATGGGAGAAGAAAAAGTAAGAGTTGATAATCAGATGAAGTTAGTTCGTTCGGAGCTCCTTCGCTTAACAGAACCATCTAACTTACTTGGTTTGCCTACGCTGTCGCTACCATGTGGTTATTCTCGTGATGGGCTTCCAATCGGAATGCAGCTCATAGGACCACATTTTGCTGAAGCTGCTCTCTATCAAATCGGATACGCGTTTGAACAACATCGCCATATCCCTACACTAAAATGGAATATTCAAACACAGCCAACGTTAAGCTAA
- a CDS encoding LytR/AlgR family response regulator transcription factor gives MLRVLIVDDEMLARDELKYLLHRTKEVDFIEEAESIEEALDKMMDEKPDLLFLDIQLSDDSGFDIAKRLKKMKNPPAIIFATAYDQYALQAFEVDAIDYILKPFDEERVVQAIHKYKKMRVPHHVVKEEEPIGESSSQTGKLAISVDDSIVLVNIEDILFVGLIEGEVTIQTITESYHTADTLAMLEKKLPSQSFVRVHRGYIVNVHHISEVQPWFNSTYNLVMKNDKRVPVSRTYAKELKKRLGI, from the coding sequence ATGCTGCGAGTACTAATAGTAGACGATGAAATGTTAGCGCGAGATGAATTAAAATATTTACTCCACCGAACGAAAGAAGTAGACTTCATTGAAGAAGCTGAAAGTATCGAAGAGGCGTTGGATAAAATGATGGATGAAAAGCCGGATTTATTATTCTTAGATATACAATTGTCAGATGACAGCGGTTTTGATATTGCGAAAAGGCTTAAAAAAATGAAAAACCCGCCTGCTATTATATTTGCAACTGCGTACGATCAGTACGCTTTACAAGCCTTTGAAGTAGATGCAATTGACTATATTTTGAAGCCTTTTGATGAAGAAAGAGTGGTGCAGGCCATTCATAAATATAAAAAAATGCGTGTTCCTCATCACGTTGTTAAAGAAGAAGAACCGATAGGAGAGTCTTCTTCTCAAACGGGAAAGTTAGCGATTTCTGTAGACGATTCAATTGTGTTAGTAAATATAGAGGACATCTTGTTTGTAGGGCTAATAGAAGGAGAAGTCACCATTCAGACCATAACAGAATCCTATCATACTGCAGATACGCTGGCTATGCTAGAAAAAAAGCTCCCTTCTCAGTCGTTTGTTCGTGTGCACCGGGGTTATATCGTCAACGTACATCATATTTCCGAAGTACAGCCATGGTTTAATTCCACGTATAATTTAGTGATGAAAAACGATAAGCGAGTTCCTGTCAGCCGTACATATGCTAAAGAATTGAAGAAGCGTTTAGGAATTTAA
- the lrgB gene encoding antiholin-like protein LrgB yields the protein MNPYFGIVVSLAAYGIGTYLFKKSKGFFLFTPLFVAMVLGIAFLKLGHFSYEEYSSGGKIISFFLEPATIAFAIPLYKQADKLKKYWWQILSSIAVGSVCSVAIIFAIAKGIHMDEVVMKSMLPQAATTAIALPLSQDIGGIPAITSFAVIFNAVIVYALGALFLKVFKVKNPISKGLALGTSGHALGVAVGIEMGEVEAAMASIAVVIVGVVTVAVIPLFVQLVM from the coding sequence ATGAATCCGTATTTTGGAATCGTGGTTTCTTTAGCTGCGTACGGTATTGGAACGTATTTATTTAAAAAGTCAAAAGGGTTTTTCTTATTTACTCCTTTATTTGTGGCAATGGTGCTCGGGATTGCTTTTTTGAAACTTGGTCACTTTTCTTATGAGGAGTACAGTAGCGGCGGAAAAATTATCAGCTTCTTTTTAGAACCGGCAACAATTGCTTTTGCCATCCCTTTATATAAGCAAGCCGATAAATTAAAAAAGTACTGGTGGCAAATTCTTTCTTCTATTGCAGTAGGATCAGTTTGTTCAGTAGCCATTATTTTTGCGATTGCTAAAGGTATTCATATGGATGAAGTCGTGATGAAATCAATGCTCCCACAAGCAGCTACAACAGCAATTGCACTGCCATTGTCTCAAGATATTGGAGGGATTCCTGCTATTACTTCCTTTGCAGTTATTTTTAATGCAGTTATTGTATATGCACTGGGCGCATTATTTTTAAAAGTATTCAAAGTGAAAAATCCAATTTCAAAAGGATTAGCGCTGGGAACGTCCGGGCATGCGCTAGGAGTAGCCGTAGGGATTGAAATGGGAGAAGTAGAGGCAGCCATGGCAAGTATTGCAGTCGTTATTGTAGGTGTCGTCACAGTTGCCGTTATTCCACTTTTTGTTCAGCTAGTCATGTAA
- the lrgA gene encoding antiholin-like murein hydrolase modulator LrgA yields the protein MSAKKVYGFLTQAFIFSVIMLISDFIAEHLPFPMPASVIGLVLLFLALCLKIIKLEQVESLGTALTSLIGFLFVPAGISVMNSLGVMQQYGIQICLVIIVATIILLGVTGLFSQLILGMTKDNKAKEEIKDVDMSEKTKKQGIA from the coding sequence ATGAGTGCTAAAAAAGTGTATGGCTTTTTAACACAAGCATTTATTTTTTCCGTAATTATGTTGATTTCAGATTTTATTGCAGAGCATTTGCCTTTTCCGATGCCAGCTTCAGTCATTGGACTTGTGCTGTTATTTCTTGCACTCTGCTTGAAGATTATTAAACTAGAGCAAGTTGAATCACTGGGAACGGCTTTAACTTCTTTGATCGGATTTTTATTTGTACCAGCAGGTATTTCTGTTATGAATTCATTAGGTGTTATGCAGCAGTACGGCATTCAAATTTGTTTAGTTATCATCGTGGCAACGATTATTTTGTTAGGCGTTACAGGCTTATTTTCACAGCTTATACTTGGCATGACAAAAGATAATAAAGCAAAAGAAGAAATAAAAGATGTAGATATGAGTGAAAAAACAAAAAAACAGGGCATTGCGTAA